Proteins from one Cicer arietinum cultivar CDC Frontier isolate Library 1 chromosome 3, Cicar.CDCFrontier_v2.0, whole genome shotgun sequence genomic window:
- the LOC101507487 gene encoding mevalonate kinase codes for MEVKSRAPGKIILAGEHAVVHGSTAVASSIDLYTYVSLRFSTPSSDNDESLRLVLKDTGLEFSWPISRIREAFPESVALLSSKPTSCSVECTKAIASLVEQLNIPEAKIGLASGVSAFLWLYSSIQGFKPATVVVTSELPLGSGLGSSAALCVALAAALLAVTDSVSVDVNHKGWHTFGEKELDLVNKWALEGEKIIHGKPSGIDNTVSAYGNIISFKSGNLTRMKSNVSLKMLITNTKVGRNTKALVAGVSERMLRHPDAMAFVFSAVDSISKELTTVLHSPTPDELSVTEMEEKVEELMEMNQGLLQSMGVSHATIETVLRTTLKYKLASKLTGAGGGGCVLTLLPTLLSATVVDKVIAELESSGFQCFIAGIGGNGVEISFEHSS; via the exons ATGGAGGTTAAATCAAGAGCTCCCGGGAAAATTATTTTAGCCGGCGAACACGCCGTAGTTCACGGATCAACTGCCGTTGCATCTTCTATTGACTTATACACTTACGTTTCTCTCCGCTTCTCCACTCCTTCTTCCG ATAATGATGAATCGTTGAGACTGGTGCTGAAGGATACGGGATTGGAATTTTCGTGGCCAATAAGTAGAATTAGAGAAGCTTTTCCTGAATCCGTTGCTTTGTTATCTTCAAAGCCTACTTCATGTTCTGTTGAGTGTACTAAGGCAATTGCGTCTTTAGTTGAACAACTTAACATACCAGAGGCTAAAATTGGACTTGCTTCTGGAGTTTCTGCTTTTCTTTGGTTATACTCATCTATTCAAGG ATTTAAGCCTGCTACAGTGGTTGTCACTTCCGAACTTCCTCTGGGTTCAGGGTTGGGTTCATCTGCGGCACTCTGTGTGGCGCTGGCAGCTGCTCTGCTTGCTGTCACTGATTCTGTTTCTGTGGATGTGAACCATAAAGGGTGGCACACTTTTGGGGAGAAGGAACTCGATTTAGTGAATAAATGGGCTTTGGAAGGTGAGAAGATCATCCATGGAAAGCCCTCTGGAATTGACAACACAGTCAGTGCATATG GTAACATTATCAGCTTCAAGTCTGGTAATTTGACACGAATGAAGTCAAATGTTTCCCTTAAAATGCTTATTACCAACACGAAAGTAGGTAGAAACACAAAAGCATTGGTGGCTGGTGTTTCAGAGAGAATGCTTAGGCACCCGGATGCCATGGCTTTTGTGTTTAGTGCAGTTGATTCTATCAGCAAAGAATTGACTACCGTTCTCCACTCACCTACACCGGATGAGCTCTCTGTTACTGAGATGGAAGAGAAGGTAGAAGAGCTAATGGAAATGAATCAAGGTCTGCTCCAGAGTATGGGTGTCAGTCATGCCACAATAGAAACTGTTCTTCGAACAACATTGAAGTACAAGTTAGCTTCTAAGTTGACAGGAGCTGGTGGCGGGGGCTGTGTTCTGACATTGCTTCCAACAT
- the LOC101508013 gene encoding nuclear transcription factor Y subunit C-3-like, translated as MDHQGHNQNPPMGVVGSGGQMTYGSNPYQPNQMTGAPGSVVTSVGGMQSAGQPAGAQLGQHQLAYQHIHQQQQQQLQQQLQAFWANQYQEIEKVTDFKNHSLPLARIKKIMKADEDVRMISAEAPVIFARACEMFILELTLRSWNHTEENKRRTLQKNDIAAAITRTDIFDFLVDIVPREDLKDEVLTSIPRGTMPVGGPADSLPYCYMPPQHAPQVGTAGVIMGKPVMDPNMYAQQPHPYMAPQMWPQPPDQRPPSPDH; from the coding sequence ATGGATCATCAAGGGCATAACCAGAACCCGCCAATGGGGGTTGTCGGTAGCGGAGGTCAAATGACATATGGATCCAACCCGTATCAGCCAAACCAAATGACTGGGGCACCTGGATCGGTTGTTACATCAGTTGGGGGCATGCAATCTGCCGGTCAACCTGCTGGAGCTCAGCTGGGACAGCATCAACTTGCTTATCAGCACATTCATCAGCAACAACAGCAGCAGCTTCAGCAACAGCTCCAAGCCTTTTGGGCAAACCAGTACCAAGAAATCGAAAAGGTTACCGATTTCAAGAACCACAGCCTTCCCCTGGCAAGGATCAAGAAGATTATGAAGGCTGATGAGGATGTTAGAATGATATCGGCTGAAGCACCGGTCATTTTCGCAAGGGCCTGTGAGATGTTCATATTGGAGCTAACCCTGCGTTCCTGGAACCACACTGAAGAGAACAAAAGGAGGACACTTCAGAAGAATGACATTGCTGCAGCAATCACAAGGACTGATATCTTTGATTTCCTTGTCGACATTGTGCCTCGCGAGGACCTGAAAGACGAAGTGCTGACATCAATCCCTAGAGGAACAATGCCTGTCGGCGGGCCTGCTGATTCTCTTCCTTACTGCTACATGCCACCTCAGCATGCCCCCCAAGTTGGAACTGCTGGTGTTATAATGGGTAAGCCAGTGATGGACCCAAACATGTATGCTCAACAACCTCATCCCTACATGGCACCACAAATGTGGCCACAGCCTCCAGACCAGCGACCACCATCTCCAGATCATTAA